A DNA window from Dehalococcoidia bacterium contains the following coding sequences:
- a CDS encoding Lrp/AsnC family transcriptional regulator, translated as MSTVSAPFQLHDPVNSAILAVAEDRLDGFQRDPFGEIARRSGVPLTDVLARIRAMLEAGTIRRVRQTLMSTNLAPGALAAWQLPQERLSAAFDFMFQQDPFSGHVVIRTADPVTPGASYRLWTTLKAPQGYALERHAAYLARRVGATGVRLMPAKRLFALGVGHVRRRGLEPGSRADVPAEVRDTHVEPLSALEWRVLTTLKREFTPAEIAQDPWAPRADEAGVPLEQFLMVAESLNARRVIGRFSTFLEHVKPLADGARVTRYNALFHWAVPPGREIEAGQEVGRHHIMTHAYWREGGPEFNNVNLMGVAHGTEKDALLAHKAAIDAHLVEAGIPVSYTSVFWGGRSEIKPSEISPLAYAAWCREQGIDPETMRA; from the coding sequence GTGAGCACCGTCAGCGCCCCATTTCAACTGCACGACCCGGTCAACAGCGCCATCCTCGCCGTGGCCGAGGACCGGCTCGACGGCTTTCAGCGCGATCCCTTCGGCGAGATCGCCCGACGCTCGGGCGTGCCGCTGACCGACGTGCTGGCGCGCATCCGCGCCATGCTGGAGGCCGGCACGATCCGCCGCGTGCGCCAGACATTGATGTCCACGAACCTGGCGCCGGGTGCGCTGGCCGCCTGGCAACTGCCGCAGGAGCGGCTCAGCGCCGCCTTCGACTTCATGTTCCAGCAGGACCCGTTCTCCGGCCACGTCGTGATCCGCACCGCAGACCCGGTCACGCCTGGCGCCAGCTACCGCCTCTGGACGACGCTGAAGGCGCCGCAGGGCTATGCGCTGGAGCGGCATGCGGCCTACCTAGCGCGGCGCGTGGGCGCGACCGGCGTCCGGCTGATGCCGGCGAAGCGGTTGTTCGCCCTGGGCGTCGGCCACGTGCGCCGCCGCGGCCTTGAACCCGGCAGCCGCGCCGACGTGCCCGCCGAGGTGCGCGACACGCACGTCGAGCCGCTCTCGGCGCTGGAGTGGCGGGTGCTCACGACGCTGAAGCGCGAGTTCACACCGGCCGAGATCGCGCAGGACCCCTGGGCGCCGCGCGCGGACGAGGCCGGCGTGCCGCTCGAACAGTTCCTCATGGTCGCCGAGAGCCTGAACGCGCGGCGGGTGATCGGCCGCTTCTCGACCTTCCTGGAGCACGTCAAGCCGCTGGCCGACGGCGCCCGCGTCACGCGCTACAACGCGCTCTTCCACTGGGCGGTGCCGCCCGGCCGCGAGATCGAGGCGGGGCAGGAGGTCGGCCGCCACCACATCATGACGCACGCCTACTGGCGCGAGGGCGGACCGGAGTTCAACAACGTCAACCTGATGGGCGTGGCGCACGGCACGGAAAAGGACGCCTTGCTGGCGCACAAGGCCGCGATCGACGCGCACCTGGTCGAGGCGGGGATCCCGGTCTCCTATACCAGCGTCTTCTGGGGCGGGCGCAGCGAGATTAAGCCCTCGGAGATCTCGCCGCTGGCGTATGCGGCCTGGTGCCGCGAGCAGGGCATCGACCCGGAGACGATGCGGGCCTGA